A single window of Fervidicoccus fontis Kam940 DNA harbors:
- the twy1 gene encoding 4-demethylwyosine synthase TYW1 produces the protein MNVIEKKENVYDVLSEVMKKQGYHFVDSHTTLKTCSWTRNALTQRRFCYKCKFYGIESHRCIQMSPAAFWCWNACVHCWRLRPSDTGLKWNEVKMPDYNDDVKRVVDRLIEEQRKMLSGYKDHKNVDKKMFEEAMDPKHVAISLTGEPTLYNKLEDLIMEFHRRGMTTFLVTRGVRPDVILNLKEKPSQLYISMEAYNKEMYEWLNQPLVPNAWELTMETLKGLPEYGRPTVLRITLMKGINMDEKAINGFAKIVEIMQPTYIEPKGYMYVGASMLRLSRDNMPTHDEVRKFAEELSKATGYPIRSESKPSRIVLLSKLDKPIRFGKGCPEGWNSEY, from the coding sequence ATGAACGTTATCGAAAAGAAAGAAAACGTCTATGATGTACTTTCAGAAGTAATGAAGAAGCAAGGGTATCATTTTGTTGATTCACATACTACTTTGAAAACTTGTAGCTGGACGAGAAATGCGCTTACCCAGAGAAGATTTTGCTATAAATGCAAATTCTATGGAATTGAAAGCCATAGATGCATTCAAATGTCCCCAGCTGCATTTTGGTGCTGGAATGCATGCGTTCACTGCTGGAGGCTTAGGCCTTCTGATACTGGATTAAAATGGAATGAGGTGAAAATGCCTGATTATAATGATGATGTCAAAAGAGTTGTCGATAGATTAATAGAAGAACAGAGAAAGATGCTCAGTGGTTACAAAGATCATAAAAACGTTGATAAAAAAATGTTTGAAGAAGCGATGGATCCAAAACATGTTGCAATAAGTCTAACAGGAGAGCCTACTTTATACAATAAACTTGAAGATCTTATAATGGAATTTCATAGAAGAGGTATGACTACTTTCTTAGTGACAAGAGGCGTAAGACCGGATGTTATACTTAACCTAAAAGAAAAGCCATCTCAATTATATATAAGTATGGAAGCATACAATAAAGAAATGTACGAATGGCTGAACCAGCCCTTAGTTCCTAACGCATGGGAATTAACCATGGAAACTCTAAAAGGTTTACCTGAATATGGAAGACCGACGGTGCTTCGAATAACTTTGATGAAGGGAATAAACATGGATGAAAAAGCTATTAATGGATTCGCTAAAATTGTAGAAATAATGCAACCTACCTATATAGAGCCTAAAGGATACATGTATGTAGGTGCCAGCATGCTCAGACTGAGCAGAGACAATATGCCAACACATGACGAAGTAAGAAAATTTGCGGAGGAGCTCTCTAAAGCGACTGGATATCCTATAAGAAGCGAAAGCAAACCTAGCAGGATAGTGTTACTCTCCAAACTTGATAAGCCGATAAGATTCGGAAAAGGTTGCCCTGAAGGATGGAATAGTGAATATTGA
- a CDS encoding DedA family protein, with the protein MKKQSFFIIFALSFLIILTSVYFYHSLSSNSILQLVTNYSVTIISKIGYLGIFFLMTLESALIPIPSEVVMTFSGFLVGSNVLNVYFVLISGTMGNLLGSIILYLVGEKIGLEFLKYYGKYFLIDDSDLDRANRLFMNHGSKIILIGRMLPAIRTVISLPAGLAKMNFKKFSIYTLIGSIPWNLMLIYIGIILKDNWEIILGYSKILDYAMIIVLLLLIFLYYYYKSTGKKGGKNERYRKERKRL; encoded by the coding sequence ATGAAAAAGCAAAGTTTTTTTATCATATTTGCTTTATCATTTCTGATTATTTTAACTTCCGTCTATTTTTACCATTCTTTAAGTTCTAATTCTATTTTACAGTTAGTTACCAACTATTCTGTAACAATTATCTCAAAAATAGGATATCTTGGAATTTTCTTTTTGATGACTTTGGAGAGCGCTTTGATTCCTATTCCGAGTGAAGTAGTTATGACATTTTCCGGTTTCTTAGTAGGGAGCAATGTATTAAATGTATATTTTGTTTTAATATCAGGTACTATGGGAAACCTGCTCGGCTCTATTATATTATATCTCGTTGGAGAAAAAATTGGTTTAGAGTTTCTGAAATACTATGGAAAATATTTTCTTATAGATGATAGCGATTTAGATAGAGCAAATAGACTTTTTATGAATCATGGATCAAAAATTATACTCATCGGAAGAATGTTACCAGCTATCAGAACTGTGATATCTCTTCCTGCAGGTTTAGCAAAGATGAATTTTAAAAAATTCTCGATTTATACGCTTATAGGATCGATCCCATGGAATTTAATGTTAATTTATATAGGAATTATATTGAAAGATAACTGGGAAATAATCCTTGGATACTCAAAAATTTTAGATTATGCTATGATAATTGTGTTACTTTTATTAATTTTTCTTTACTATTATTATAAGTCAACTGGAAAGAAAGGTGGAAAAAATGAACGTTATCGAAAAGAAAGAAAACGTCTATGA
- a CDS encoding MATE family efflux transporter — protein MKTIDKEEIFSENIGSTLIKLSIPLIVSDLVQVIYNFVDTFWLSRLGTEALSAPVVSWPPVYFLISFGAGLLSSGIATISQDYGKGDYKSAREYSGVLFLFTLVFSLIVSVIPAIFSYYILKIMNIPEDLIPFANIYLRTILLATPFAYIGITFTTITSALGDVGLTMKINLLSVVINVILDPFMIFGIYPFPKMGVFGSALATLVSEVVVAIYSIFMLFYKYKKLNIGVKDLKFDMKWLKEIFRIGVPLGIHRSSNSLAQTFSISLLSFYGADVIAAYGITTRIIDFVQSITTGYARATAIMVGANLGRKFIDRSKEVVKKSLLDLSLILVFIGVILVLFRDQLIGIFTQDPSVFKYAVDYLFISSITLPFYGWFFISYGVANGSGNTYFFGLLSVLRMWVFRILPMFICIYILTFNVIYIWLVIAVSNIISGITGLMWVNKKTWIVIK, from the coding sequence ATGAAAACCATAGACAAAGAAGAAATTTTTTCGGAAAATATTGGAAGTACTTTAATAAAACTTTCAATTCCGCTAATAGTATCGGATTTAGTACAAGTTATATATAACTTTGTTGACACTTTTTGGCTAAGTAGATTAGGTACTGAAGCTCTTAGCGCTCCAGTAGTTTCATGGCCTCCAGTATACTTTTTAATTTCCTTCGGTGCAGGATTGTTATCAAGTGGCATCGCAACAATTTCTCAAGATTATGGAAAAGGAGATTATAAAAGCGCAAGAGAATATTCTGGGGTTCTCTTTCTCTTTACATTAGTTTTTTCACTAATTGTATCAGTTATTCCTGCTATCTTTTCTTATTATATTCTAAAAATTATGAACATTCCGGAAGACTTGATTCCATTTGCTAACATTTATTTGAGAACAATTCTTCTTGCAACGCCATTTGCATATATAGGCATTACATTTACTACGATAACATCTGCTTTAGGAGATGTAGGACTAACAATGAAAATCAATTTGCTTTCTGTTGTTATAAATGTTATTTTAGACCCATTCATGATATTTGGAATTTATCCTTTTCCAAAAATGGGTGTGTTTGGATCAGCATTAGCAACTCTTGTTTCTGAAGTTGTCGTTGCGATTTATTCTATATTCATGCTTTTCTATAAATATAAAAAACTGAATATTGGAGTAAAGGATTTGAAGTTCGATATGAAATGGTTAAAAGAAATCTTCAGAATTGGGGTGCCGCTAGGCATCCATAGATCTTCTAATTCTTTAGCCCAAACTTTTTCAATATCTTTACTTTCTTTTTATGGAGCGGATGTAATAGCTGCGTATGGTATTACCACACGAATTATAGATTTTGTTCAATCAATAACAACTGGTTATGCTAGGGCGACTGCCATTATGGTTGGCGCTAACCTTGGGAGAAAGTTCATAGACAGGAGCAAAGAAGTAGTGAAAAAATCTCTTCTCGATCTCTCTTTGATTTTGGTTTTCATAGGAGTTATTTTAGTTTTATTTAGAGATCAGCTCATAGGTATTTTTACCCAGGATCCATCTGTGTTTAAATATGCTGTTGATTACTTATTTATTTCTTCGATAACGTTACCATTTTATGGATGGTTCTTTATTAGTTACGGTGTAGCAAATGGATCTGGAAATACTTATTTCTTTGGATTATTATCTGTATTGAGAATGTGGGTTTTTAGAATTCTTCCCATGTTTATATGTATTTATATATTAACCTTTAATGTAATTTATATATGGCTTGTAATAGCAGTAAGCAATATAATAAGCGGTATTACGGGACTAATGTGGGTTAACAAAAAAACATGGATTGTTATAAAATAA
- a CDS encoding DUF5679 domain-containing protein, whose amino-acid sequence MEYEAFDVKAKKKVKLTNVEVVTLKNGRLAIKGKSPETGITVYRLLSKKEIEKLQKKK is encoded by the coding sequence ATGGAATATGAAGCATTTGATGTTAAAGCTAAGAAAAAAGTAAAACTTACTAATGTCGAAGTTGTTACGCTTAAGAACGGGAGGCTTGCAATCAAAGGAAAAAGTCCAGAAACTGGAATTACTGTATATAGACTTTTAAGCAAAAAAGAAATAGAAAAGCTCCAAAAGAAGAAATGA
- a CDS encoding ArsR family transcriptional regulator has protein sequence MTSDELKEEEIKLPSGKELTLYELVKFCYDFSETDLMILFKIIDKKTTIEELSNDLKLSKATISRSLTNLLNLGFVVRNREIENYGVGRPKYTYYSSKEIIESKLRKDMDKCAKIIRDFIGKILESKELKLY, from the coding sequence ATGACGAGTGATGAATTAAAGGAAGAGGAAATAAAACTTCCGAGCGGAAAAGAATTAACGCTGTATGAGCTTGTAAAATTTTGCTATGATTTTTCTGAAACTGACCTTATGATTTTATTTAAAATTATTGATAAAAAAACGACTATTGAAGAGCTAAGTAATGATCTTAAGCTAAGTAAGGCTACCATAAGTAGAAGTCTAACAAATTTACTTAATTTGGGCTTTGTCGTAAGAAATAGAGAGATTGAAAATTATGGGGTCGGGAGACCTAAATACACCTACTATTCATCAAAGGAGATAATTGAAAGTAAGCTCAGAAAAGATATGGACAAATGTGCAAAAATTATCAGGGATTTTATAGGTAAGATATTAGAAAGCAAAGAACTTAAGTTATATTGA
- the hsp20 gene encoding archaeal heat shock protein Hsp20: MSYKKKRTSPFDLIDDFFKEIEDMFEEEFERMEKLSKDFTKSPLVYGFRMTIGPDGVPHIEEFGNVKRVGMKPKISEEREPLVDIFESGNLLTIVAELPGVEKDKIDVKVVDSKLIIRASNGDRKYYKEIELPKPVKPETAKAQYKNGVLEVKIELKEREKEEGHKIKVE, translated from the coding sequence ATGTCTTATAAGAAAAAAAGGACAAGTCCATTTGACTTGATTGACGATTTCTTCAAGGAAATCGAAGACATGTTCGAAGAAGAATTCGAAAGGATGGAAAAACTATCGAAAGATTTTACGAAGTCACCGCTTGTATATGGATTTAGGATGACAATTGGTCCAGACGGGGTTCCACATATAGAGGAATTTGGGAACGTTAAGAGGGTCGGAATGAAACCAAAAATTTCAGAAGAAAGAGAGCCTTTAGTTGATATATTTGAATCTGGCAATTTACTTACAATAGTTGCTGAACTTCCAGGTGTAGAGAAAGATAAAATCGATGTAAAAGTAGTGGATAGTAAATTAATAATAAGAGCGAGTAATGGAGATAGAAAATATTACAAGGAAATTGAATTGCCAAAGCCAGTTAAACCGGAAACAGCAAAAGCGCAGTATAAAAATGGAGTTTTAGAAGTGAAAATTGAGCTGAAGGAACGGGAAAAGGAGGAAGGTCATAAGATAAAAGTCGAATGA
- a CDS encoding ribbon-helix-helix domain-containing protein, whose translation MPSDIIFIADKKESSRFELIINSVKIVSFRVDENLKKWIESAWKENGFSSRSDYLRNIIEDVVINTDKYNFKNNGLLPFKCKYTVTFKIDNSLLEKLDKIVEKKGYYTRSDFLRDLFNYLMNLTAE comes from the coding sequence ATGCCAAGCGACATAATATTCATTGCAGATAAAAAAGAATCATCAAGATTTGAGCTAATTATAAACTCTGTCAAAATAGTTTCCTTCAGAGTAGATGAAAATTTAAAGAAATGGATCGAGAGCGCCTGGAAGGAGAACGGCTTTTCTTCAAGAAGTGATTATTTAAGGAATATAATAGAGGACGTTGTAATAAATACGGATAAATATAATTTTAAAAATAATGGTCTTCTCCCTTTTAAGTGCAAATATACTGTCACTTTTAAAATTGATAATTCACTATTAGAAAAATTAGATAAAATTGTTGAGAAAAAAGGTTATTATACTAGAAGTGATTTTCTAAGAGACCTTTTTAACTATCTTATGAACCTTACAGCTGAATAA
- a CDS encoding ZPR1 zinc finger domain-containing protein: protein MSDKKIINEYLMDCPICKAKNSLVIREIIYDMPQYGMSLIVGAKCEKCGYRFSYIIPYEIGKKRIIELKIENERDLNIIMFIGENTDIEIPEIKTEILSSELDEGFVTTVEGLLVRIREQVKTICTDEDNCKNYLMQIDRLLHLNEAFTIKLHDNYGRTRIYSEKIKVNYE from the coding sequence ATGAGCGACAAAAAAATTATAAATGAATATTTAATGGACTGTCCGATTTGTAAAGCAAAGAACTCTCTAGTTATAAGGGAAATCATTTACGATATGCCACAATATGGAATGTCATTGATTGTAGGAGCTAAATGTGAAAAATGCGGATATAGATTTTCATATATAATTCCATATGAAATTGGAAAAAAGAGGATCATAGAATTAAAAATAGAAAATGAGAGAGATCTCAATATAATTATGTTTATCGGTGAAAATACCGATATTGAAATTCCTGAAATAAAAACCGAAATATTGTCTTCAGAATTAGACGAAGGTTTTGTGACAACAGTCGAAGGTTTATTAGTAAGAATAAGAGAACAGGTCAAAACAATCTGTACAGACGAAGATAATTGTAAAAATTATTTAATGCAAATAGATAGGTTACTTCACTTAAATGAAGCATTTACAATAAAATTACATGATAATTACGGGAGGACAAGAATATATTCGGAAAAAATCAAAGTAAATTATGAATAG
- a CDS encoding ABC transporter ATP-binding protein — protein sequence MESQKNIVRLENIHKIYKTGEIEYHILKGINLTVRSGEFISIMGPSGSGKSTLMNIIGLLDRPNAGKVYIDGIDVAKLKDSEIAKIRNRKIGFVFQQFNLIQRLTVYENIELPLLIRDISKEEREKLVREALLRAGGDLGWLKKKPNQLSGGQQQRVAIARALVGKPKLILADEPTGNLDRDSGRIVMETLKELNKAGETIILVTHDIEVGNCAQKIYYIKNGEIVGSGETDQNKCILNSKR from the coding sequence GTGGAAAGCCAAAAAAATATCGTTAGATTAGAAAACATTCATAAGATATACAAAACAGGAGAAATAGAATATCATATTTTAAAGGGAATCAACCTTACAGTCAGAAGCGGAGAGTTTATTTCTATAATGGGCCCCTCAGGCTCTGGCAAGAGCACTTTGATGAATATAATTGGCCTGCTTGATAGACCTAATGCTGGAAAAGTATATATAGATGGAATAGATGTAGCAAAATTAAAGGATAGCGAAATAGCAAAAATAAGAAATAGGAAAATTGGGTTCGTTTTTCAGCAATTTAATTTAATTCAAAGATTAACGGTATATGAAAATATAGAACTGCCTCTTCTTATAAGAGATATAAGCAAAGAGGAAAGAGAAAAGCTTGTTCGTGAAGCCCTTCTAAGAGCTGGCGGAGATTTGGGCTGGCTAAAGAAAAAGCCTAACCAGCTCTCTGGTGGACAGCAACAGAGGGTCGCAATTGCAAGAGCCCTAGTAGGAAAACCAAAACTGATTTTAGCAGATGAGCCGACGGGTAATCTAGATAGAGACTCAGGAAGAATAGTTATGGAAACACTTAAAGAACTAAACAAGGCGGGTGAAACTATAATCTTGGTTACTCATGATATTGAAGTTGGAAATTGTGCGCAAAAAATTTATTACATAAAAAATGGAGAGATTGTAGGTTCAGGTGAAACAGATCAGAATAAATGCATTTTAAATTCAAAAAGATAA
- a CDS encoding transcription elongation factor NusA → MKIPLDYICVKTGVLCPRCQRLVDSGKVDKKEIPVMKALIELEEEKEFKFLKDLNYIRTIWSEDLCVIVVKSDMQSQYQLKKVAKALSEKLNVRVQIVEDTRDLKKLASELLSPVRIVGVNTIWLPDGTTEYVIRISKYDARALPTKVEVLEDVFHKLFKSPAKIKME, encoded by the coding sequence GTGAAAATTCCTCTCGATTATATTTGTGTCAAGACAGGAGTTTTGTGTCCGCGATGCCAGAGGCTAGTAGATAGTGGAAAAGTCGATAAAAAAGAAATTCCTGTAATGAAAGCACTGATTGAACTAGAAGAAGAGAAAGAATTCAAATTTTTAAAAGATCTTAATTATATAAGAACCATTTGGAGCGAAGATCTTTGCGTTATAGTCGTAAAATCCGATATGCAAAGTCAATATCAGCTCAAGAAAGTTGCTAAGGCGTTGAGTGAAAAGTTGAATGTAAGGGTTCAAATAGTGGAAGATACAAGAGATCTCAAAAAATTAGCTTCAGAGCTTTTAAGCCCGGTTAGAATAGTAGGTGTTAATACGATATGGCTTCCAGATGGAACTACAGAATATGTTATAAGGATAAGTAAATATGATGCGAGAGCACTTCCCACTAAAGTTGAGGTTTTAGAAGATGTGTTTCATAAGCTTTTTAAATCTCCTGCAAAAATAAAGATGGAATAA
- a CDS encoding APC family permease: MADSHGLKRQVGWFVSASLVLGTLGSNGLFGNYPVTYRIAGPAASFVWIVTMIFGGFLAMTLAYDFTIWPDKAGSEYAPVRIALGKYLGGLTAWGFYVSWGTAATIGTLITGWYIWPTNTTYQTIFTGVTVTVFFIINYFGIKLAGLAEVIMTLLRIVPTIFVGLVAIPYVNLSNFHPFWVASSEIPGASANSLYGMFMLFLAASLYSTWSTYATDIFASIVPEIKDPEKNVPRAGLASTLIPLLFVSLITITGIGVLGSDLGTGEAPLFEYSRIVLGGVGLALMWTALISGTLTNANVAMIGGSRVLYQMAVEGDIPKIFAKTNKYGVPIIGLIFTYIINIAMLLYTPIYAILVAMFQVPYMLTIFLLSVANLKIRATKEWHEKAAWKAPWWLIIGFFIIGVLSLMYCWAYGILFGWHDIILGAASEVVMLVLLAIPDIMKRREKK; this comes from the coding sequence ATGGCAGACTCTCATGGTCTAAAAAGGCAGGTTGGATGGTTTGTGTCAGCTTCACTAGTATTGGGAACGTTGGGGTCGAATGGTCTTTTTGGAAATTACCCTGTAACTTATAGAATTGCAGGCCCGGCAGCATCTTTTGTATGGATCGTTACGATGATTTTCGGCGGATTTCTAGCAATGACCCTTGCATACGACTTTACGATATGGCCTGACAAGGCCGGCTCTGAGTATGCTCCCGTTCGTATCGCTTTAGGAAAATATCTTGGAGGGCTAACTGCTTGGGGATTCTATGTAAGCTGGGGAACAGCAGCAACTATAGGTACATTAATTACCGGATGGTATATATGGCCTACTAATACTACGTATCAAACGATATTTACTGGCGTAACGGTGACGGTGTTTTTCATAATTAATTACTTCGGAATAAAATTGGCTGGATTAGCTGAAGTTATTATGACATTATTGAGAATTGTACCTACAATTTTTGTTGGTTTAGTTGCAATACCATATGTTAACTTATCAAACTTTCATCCATTTTGGGTAGCTAGCAGTGAAATACCGGGTGCATCCGCAAATTCGCTCTACGGAATGTTCATGCTATTTTTAGCAGCATCCTTATATTCGACTTGGAGCACATATGCTACAGATATATTTGCATCAATAGTGCCTGAAATAAAGGATCCTGAGAAAAACGTCCCAAGAGCAGGGCTTGCCTCTACTTTGATTCCATTACTATTTGTAAGCCTCATAACGATAACCGGCATTGGAGTTCTAGGAAGCGATCTAGGGACAGGGGAAGCGCCATTATTTGAATATTCAAGAATTGTATTAGGCGGTGTCGGTTTAGCATTAATGTGGACTGCATTAATAAGCGGAACACTAACAAATGCGAATGTTGCTATGATAGGAGGATCTAGAGTCCTTTATCAAATGGCTGTTGAGGGAGACATCCCAAAGATCTTTGCAAAAACAAACAAATATGGAGTTCCAATAATTGGCCTGATTTTCACTTATATCATAAACATAGCAATGTTGTTATATACTCCGATATACGCTATACTTGTCGCTATGTTCCAAGTTCCATACATGTTAACAATATTTCTATTAAGCGTAGCAAACTTGAAGATCAGAGCAACAAAGGAGTGGCACGAGAAAGCAGCTTGGAAGGCTCCATGGTGGCTGATAATTGGATTCTTTATTATTGGTGTGCTTAGCCTTATGTACTGTTGGGCATATGGAATACTCTTTGGATGGCATGACATAATACTTGGAGCCGCTTCAGAAGTTGTGATGCTAGTGTTACTAGCGATACCTGATATTATGAAAAGAAGAGAGAAAAAGTAA
- the pth2 gene encoding peptidyl-tRNA hydrolase Pth2, which yields MQCKQVIVARKDLRLSPGKLAAQVAHASVECVLQILNSNRNEWKKWLEEWIKEGQKKVVLKVSSLDELLVYYNNAKSLGLPASLIKDAGLTQVPEGTITAVGIGPAPEELVDKITGMLDLY from the coding sequence ATGCAATGTAAGCAAGTTATAGTTGCCAGAAAAGACTTGAGACTTAGTCCAGGTAAATTGGCTGCTCAAGTTGCACATGCCAGCGTTGAATGCGTATTGCAAATTTTAAATAGCAATAGAAATGAATGGAAAAAATGGCTTGAAGAATGGATAAAAGAAGGACAAAAAAAAGTTGTCTTAAAAGTAAGTTCTTTAGATGAATTATTAGTATATTACAATAATGCAAAAAGCTTAGGTCTTCCCGCTTCACTTATTAAAGATGCAGGTTTAACCCAGGTACCAGAAGGTACTATTACTGCTGTAGGCATAGGACCAGCACCAGAAGAACTCGTTGACAAAATAACTGGTATGCTTGATTTGTATTGA
- a CDS encoding zinc finger domain-containing protein produces the protein MSLTYSTIAENLKFINDLKINSKKMKMLDVISMQSSNVASKLSVHNTVKTRTCTSCGKTVSPEEKPTIFLCPNCGQVEIVRCSKCKKQGVKYKCPVCGFEGP, from the coding sequence TTGAGTTTAACATATAGTACTATTGCGGAAAATTTAAAATTTATTAACGATTTGAAAATTAATAGTAAAAAAATGAAAATGTTAGATGTGATAAGTATGCAATCAAGCAATGTTGCATCAAAATTAAGCGTACATAACACCGTAAAAACAAGAACTTGCACCAGTTGTGGAAAGACAGTTTCTCCTGAAGAAAAGCCAACAATTTTCCTGTGCCCGAACTGTGGACAAGTTGAAATAGTAAGATGCAGTAAATGCAAGAAGCAAGGTGTAAAATATAAATGCCCGGTTTGTGGTTTTGAAGGACCGTAA
- a CDS encoding elongation factor 1-beta → MARVLVSLKIYPKDAEAKREEVADKIRKALPQDYIIIKASEEPIAFGYTALKLYLTFPEETEGGTEKLEEILRGIEDIDDFEIESVSRLSSF, encoded by the coding sequence ATGGCAAGAGTACTTGTAAGCTTAAAAATTTATCCAAAAGATGCTGAAGCTAAAAGAGAGGAGGTTGCTGACAAAATCAGAAAGGCTTTACCGCAGGATTATATCATAATTAAGGCATCTGAAGAGCCAATAGCATTTGGCTATACGGCATTAAAATTATATTTGACTTTTCCTGAGGAGACAGAAGGTGGAACAGAAAAACTGGAGGAAATATTAAGAGGTATCGAAGATATAGATGATTTTGAAATCGAAAGCGTCTCAAGATTAAGTAGTTTCTAA